The proteins below come from a single Parazoarcus communis genomic window:
- a CDS encoding LutB/LldF family L-lactate oxidation iron-sulfur protein, giving the protein MNAPAPTQATATAAAAHAPAIPMTFKQRAHDAVHDKQLRKNFRGAMDFLMAKRAAQFPDGDELERLRTFGNAVRARALSKLPDLLERLEANLTRNGVKVHWAETVDEANAIVHDIVRAHEAKQVIKGKSMVSEEMEMNHYLEGHGVDCLESDMGEFIVQLGNEKPSHIIMPAIHLNAGQVASLFHDKLEVDYTEDVDKLIQIGRETLRRKFFEADIGVSGVNFAIAETGSLLLVENEGNGRMSTTVPPVHIAVTGIEKVVENLRDVVPLLSLLTRSATGQPITTYVNVISGPRKAEELDGPQEVHLVLLDNGRSQAFADSELRQTLNCIRCGACMNHCPVYTRIGGHAYGTVYPGPIGKIITPHMLGLEETKDLPSASSLCGACGEVCPVRIPIPAILRRLREENVRAPDEAPNHMRGQGSKYSRTEGMVWKGWRLLNTSPRLYRVFNLAATRLSALTPPRIGPWTENHSAPKAAPRTLHELARDHLGED; this is encoded by the coding sequence ATGAACGCACCAGCCCCCACTCAGGCCACTGCCACGGCTGCGGCGGCTCACGCTCCCGCCATCCCGATGACGTTCAAGCAACGTGCGCACGACGCAGTGCACGACAAGCAGTTGCGCAAGAACTTCCGCGGTGCGATGGACTTCCTGATGGCCAAGCGTGCCGCGCAGTTCCCCGACGGTGACGAGCTCGAACGCCTGCGCACCTTCGGCAATGCGGTGCGCGCGCGAGCCCTGTCGAAACTGCCCGATCTGCTCGAGCGTCTCGAGGCCAACCTGACGCGCAACGGCGTCAAGGTGCATTGGGCCGAAACGGTGGATGAAGCCAATGCCATCGTGCATGACATCGTCCGCGCTCACGAGGCCAAGCAGGTGATCAAGGGCAAGTCGATGGTCAGCGAGGAAATGGAGATGAACCATTACCTCGAAGGCCACGGTGTCGATTGCCTGGAATCGGACATGGGCGAATTCATCGTCCAGCTCGGCAACGAGAAGCCCTCGCACATCATCATGCCGGCCATTCACCTCAACGCCGGCCAGGTGGCCTCGCTGTTTCATGACAAGCTCGAAGTCGATTACACAGAGGACGTCGACAAACTCATCCAGATTGGACGCGAGACCCTGCGGCGCAAGTTCTTCGAGGCCGATATCGGCGTGTCGGGCGTGAACTTCGCCATCGCCGAGACCGGCTCGCTGCTGCTGGTGGAAAACGAAGGTAACGGCCGCATGTCGACCACGGTGCCGCCGGTACACATCGCCGTGACCGGCATCGAGAAGGTCGTGGAAAATCTGCGCGACGTGGTGCCACTGCTGTCGCTGCTCACCCGCTCCGCCACCGGCCAGCCGATCACCACCTATGTGAACGTGATCTCCGGCCCGCGCAAGGCCGAAGAGCTCGACGGCCCGCAGGAAGTGCACCTGGTACTCCTCGACAATGGCCGCAGCCAGGCTTTCGCCGACAGCGAGCTGCGTCAGACCCTGAACTGCATCCGCTGCGGCGCCTGCATGAACCACTGCCCGGTCTATACCCGCATTGGCGGCCATGCCTACGGCACGGTGTATCCCGGCCCCATCGGCAAGATCATCACCCCGCACATGCTCGGGCTGGAAGAAACAAAGGACCTGCCCAGCGCGTCCTCGCTGTGCGGCGCCTGCGGCGAAGTGTGCCCAGTCAGGATTCCGATTCCGGCCATCCTGCGGCGGCTGCGCGAAGAGAATGTGCGTGCGCCAGACGAGGCACCAAACCACATGCGCGGCCAAGGCAGCAAGTATTCGCGCACCGAAGGCATGGTGTGGAAAGGCTGGCGCCTGCTCAACACCTCGCCCCGCCTGTACCGTGTGTTCAACCTGGCCGCCACCCGGCTAAGTGCGCTGACGCCGCCCAGGATCGGCCCCTGGACAGAGAACCACAGCGCCCCGAAAGCGGCCCCGCGCACGCTGCACGAACTGGCCCGCGACCACCTGGGAGAAGACTGA
- a CDS encoding PQQ-dependent methanol/ethanol family dehydrogenase — protein sequence MSTRSRMSAVPRRLSVIAGALLVLGATQATAKEVTNDDIVNDATITTQVVTHGLGTKGQRYSPLTQVNTDTVKDLVPAWSFSFGGEKQRGQQSQPLIFDGKMYVTASYSRLFALDAKTGEKLWKYEARLPDGIMPCCDVINRGAAIYDNLVIFGTLDAKLVALDKDTGKVVWRETIEDYKAGYSFTAAPQIVKGMVITGNSGGEFGVVGRVDARDAKTGKLVWSRPTVEGHMGHRFDKDGKPVDNGISGKTNATWPGDLWKTGGAAPWQAAYYDPDTDLIYIGTGNPSPWNSWLRPGDNLYSSSTLAINPDTGKIVWHFQGTPHDGWDFDGVNEFISFEYSDPTTGKMVKAGGKADRNGFFLVNDRTNGKLINAFPFVSRIDWAKGYDLKTGRPMYNDDKRPGNPFTEAGGDGKKGEVVFAAPSFLGGKNQMPMAFSPKTGLFYVPANEWGMDIWNEPVSYKRGAAYLGAGFTIKPLYEDYIGSLRALDPVSGKIVWEVKNSAPLWGGVMTTAGNLVFYGTPEGYLKAINATTGEEVWQFQTGSGVIAPPVTWEENGEQYIAVVSGWGGAVPLWGGDVARRINTLEQGGSVWVFKLHKS from the coding sequence ATGAGTACAAGATCAAGGATGTCTGCCGTACCACGCCGGCTGAGCGTCATTGCCGGCGCGCTGCTGGTGCTGGGCGCGACGCAGGCCACCGCGAAAGAAGTCACCAATGACGACATCGTCAACGACGCCACGATCACCACCCAGGTGGTCACTCACGGTCTGGGGACCAAGGGCCAGCGCTACAGCCCGCTGACGCAGGTCAATACCGACACGGTGAAGGATCTCGTTCCGGCCTGGTCGTTCTCGTTCGGCGGCGAGAAGCAGCGCGGTCAGCAGTCCCAGCCCCTCATCTTCGACGGCAAGATGTACGTAACCGCTTCCTATAGCCGTCTGTTCGCGCTCGATGCCAAGACCGGCGAGAAGTTGTGGAAGTACGAGGCCCGCCTGCCTGACGGCATCATGCCGTGCTGCGACGTGATCAATCGCGGCGCCGCGATCTACGACAACCTGGTGATCTTCGGCACGCTCGATGCCAAGCTCGTGGCACTGGACAAGGACACCGGCAAGGTGGTGTGGCGCGAGACGATCGAGGACTACAAGGCGGGTTACTCCTTCACCGCTGCGCCGCAGATCGTCAAGGGCATGGTCATTACCGGCAACTCCGGGGGCGAGTTCGGCGTTGTCGGCCGGGTGGATGCGCGTGATGCCAAGACGGGCAAGCTGGTCTGGAGTCGCCCGACGGTCGAAGGCCACATGGGCCACAGGTTCGACAAGGACGGCAAGCCGGTCGATAACGGCATCTCCGGCAAGACCAACGCGACCTGGCCTGGCGATCTGTGGAAGACCGGCGGCGCGGCACCCTGGCAGGCGGCCTACTATGATCCGGATACCGACCTGATCTACATCGGCACCGGCAACCCCTCACCGTGGAACAGCTGGCTGCGTCCGGGCGACAACCTGTACTCGTCCTCCACGCTCGCGATCAATCCCGACACCGGCAAGATCGTGTGGCACTTCCAGGGCACGCCGCATGACGGCTGGGACTTCGACGGGGTGAACGAATTCATCTCCTTCGAGTACAGTGACCCGACGACCGGCAAGATGGTGAAGGCCGGTGGCAAGGCCGACCGGAACGGCTTCTTCCTCGTCAATGACCGCACCAACGGCAAGCTGATCAATGCCTTCCCCTTCGTGAGCCGCATCGACTGGGCAAAGGGTTACGACCTCAAGACCGGCCGTCCGATGTACAACGACGACAAGCGTCCGGGCAACCCCTTCACCGAAGCGGGTGGCGACGGCAAGAAGGGCGAAGTGGTGTTTGCAGCACCGTCCTTCCTCGGTGGCAAGAACCAGATGCCGATGGCTTTCAGCCCGAAGACCGGCTTGTTCTACGTACCGGCCAACGAGTGGGGCATGGACATCTGGAATGAGCCCGTGTCTTACAAGCGCGGCGCGGCGTATCTGGGTGCCGGCTTTACCATCAAGCCGCTGTACGAGGATTACATCGGCTCGCTGCGCGCACTCGATCCGGTGTCCGGAAAGATCGTGTGGGAGGTCAAGAACAGCGCACCGCTGTGGGGTGGCGTAATGACCACCGCAGGCAACCTCGTGTTCTACGGTACGCCGGAGGGTTACCTGAAGGCGATCAACGCCACGACGGGTGAGGAAGTGTGGCAGTTCCAGACCGGTTCCGGCGTGATCGCGCCCCCGGTGACCTGGGAAGAGAATGGCGAGCAGTACATTGCTGTCGTTTCCGGCTGGGGCGGTGCGGTGCCGCTGTGGGGGGGCGATGTTGCCCGCCGCATCAACACGCTCGAGCAGGGTGGCTCGGTGTGGGTGTTCAAGCTGCACAAGTCCTGA
- a CDS encoding TRAP transporter large permease — protein sequence MEWQAALALMLGTLFALMLIGVPVAFGFLGVNLLGAWIFLGGEAGLGQLVRNSVGSISSFSLTPIPLFVLMGEVLFHTGLAYRAIEAIERLITRLPGRLSVVAVLGGTTFASLSGSTIANTAMMGGTLLPEMLRRGYHPTLAMGPIMAVGGIAMLIPPSALAVMLGSLAGISIGQLLIGGILPGLVMSIGFLGYVILRCRAHPELAPVDAQDGPAIVGWARWWPFLRDVVPLLGIFVAVVGSMLAGWASPTESAAIGALASVVATMAYRALTLHALFKALMETARISVIILFVLVASTTFSQLLSFSGATSGLLGLITELELSPVMLVVGMLLLLLVLGCVIDQVSMMMITLPFFMPLASAAGIDPVWLGVMMLIAMEMGLLTPPFGLLLMVMQSVAPAHIRLPQIYAAATPFLVIELLVLGLIFTVPWLAVGLPRLMS from the coding sequence ATGGAATGGCAGGCAGCACTTGCCCTGATGCTGGGCACCCTGTTTGCGCTGATGCTGATCGGCGTGCCGGTCGCATTCGGCTTTCTCGGCGTCAATCTGCTCGGCGCCTGGATCTTCCTGGGCGGAGAGGCCGGACTCGGGCAACTGGTACGTAACTCGGTGGGCTCGATCAGCAGTTTCTCGCTGACCCCGATTCCGCTCTTTGTGCTGATGGGCGAGGTGCTGTTCCATACCGGCCTCGCCTACCGTGCGATTGAGGCCATCGAACGCCTGATCACCCGCCTGCCGGGACGCCTGTCGGTGGTGGCGGTGCTGGGTGGCACGACCTTCGCTTCCCTGTCTGGTTCGACCATTGCCAACACGGCAATGATGGGCGGCACGCTGCTGCCCGAGATGCTGCGACGCGGCTATCACCCGACGCTGGCCATGGGGCCGATCATGGCCGTGGGCGGCATTGCGATGCTGATTCCGCCCTCGGCGCTGGCGGTGATGCTGGGCAGCTTGGCCGGGATCTCCATCGGCCAGCTGCTGATCGGCGGCATTCTGCCGGGCCTCGTGATGTCGATCGGCTTTCTCGGCTACGTGATCCTGCGCTGCCGCGCTCACCCCGAACTGGCACCGGTCGACGCACAGGACGGGCCGGCCATTGTGGGTTGGGCGCGCTGGTGGCCCTTCCTGCGTGATGTGGTGCCGCTGCTCGGCATTTTCGTCGCCGTCGTGGGCAGCATGCTGGCAGGCTGGGCATCTCCGACCGAATCGGCTGCAATCGGTGCGCTGGCGTCGGTGGTGGCGACCATGGCCTATCGCGCGCTGACGCTGCATGCGCTGTTCAAGGCGCTGATGGAAACGGCCCGCATCTCGGTCATCATCCTGTTCGTGCTCGTGGCCTCGACCACCTTCTCGCAGCTGCTCAGCTTCTCGGGCGCAACGTCGGGCCTGCTCGGGCTGATCACCGAACTCGAGCTGTCGCCGGTGATGCTGGTCGTCGGCATGCTGCTCCTGCTGCTGGTTCTGGGCTGCGTCATCGACCAGGTCAGCATGATGATGATCACGCTGCCCTTTTTCATGCCCCTGGCCAGCGCGGCCGGCATCGACCCCGTCTGGCTTGGGGTGATGATGCTGATCGCGATGGAGATGGGGCTGCTCACGCCGCCCTTCGGCCTGCTGCTGATGGTGATGCAGAGCGTAGCCCCGGCGCACATCCGTCTGCCGCAGATCTATGCGGCAGCGACCCCTTTCCTTGTGATCGAGTTGCTTGTCCTCGGCCTCATCTTCACCGTGCCGTGGCTGGCTGTCGGCCTGCCACGCCTGATGAGCTGA
- the leuE gene encoding leucine efflux protein LeuE — protein sequence MFYGITDLTTFILGTIFIVLLPGPNSLYVMSVASRLGVAAGYRGACGIFLGDLILMILATTGAASLLRATPELFLVIKYAGAGYLAWLGLSLLRSSFANWKQRGDESGEATPPVTNASRPFRTALMISLMNPKAILFFVSFFIQFVDPGYAWPGLSFIILGIIVQICSALYLSALIFGGVHLARQFRRRRRLAATATGGVGGLFIGFGLKLANATLG from the coding sequence ATGTTCTACGGCATCACCGACCTGACGACCTTCATCCTCGGCACCATCTTCATCGTGCTGCTGCCGGGGCCGAACTCTCTTTATGTGATGTCAGTTGCCTCGCGCCTTGGCGTGGCAGCGGGCTACCGCGGCGCCTGTGGCATATTCCTCGGTGATCTGATCCTGATGATTCTGGCCACGACCGGCGCGGCCTCCCTGCTGCGGGCAACGCCCGAGCTGTTTCTGGTCATCAAGTATGCCGGTGCGGGCTACCTCGCCTGGCTGGGCTTGAGCCTGCTGCGCAGCTCGTTTGCCAACTGGAAACAGCGCGGCGACGAATCCGGCGAAGCCACGCCGCCCGTCACCAACGCATCCCGCCCCTTCCGCACCGCGCTGATGATCAGCCTGATGAACCCGAAGGCGATCCTGTTCTTTGTTTCCTTCTTCATCCAGTTCGTCGACCCGGGCTACGCCTGGCCGGGCCTGTCCTTCATCATCCTCGGCATCATCGTGCAGATCTGCAGCGCGCTCTACCTGTCGGCGCTGATCTTCGGCGGCGTGCATCTGGCGCGGCAGTTCCGCCGCCGTCGCCGCCTCGCCGCCACAGCAACCGGTGGCGTCGGCGGACTGTTCATCGGTTTCGGTCTCAAACTGGCCAACGCCACCCTGGGCTGA
- a CDS encoding TRAP transporter small permease, translated as MTAQHPPSAFRSPANRAYHALMSGCGLVSALLFGAMGLLVCADVLMRNLGLGSLTWSVEVTEYMLMIATFIAAPWLLYVGDHIRIDILLRASSAVGRWWLELLTDALGLFISAVLAWQCVVVALDSAQQGGMVFKVLIFPEWWLNLPMGFAFILLTVEFARRLHVATRRRGGR; from the coding sequence ATGACTGCTCAGCATCCACCGTCTGCCTTCCGCTCCCCCGCAAACCGCGCATACCACGCCCTGATGTCGGGCTGCGGACTGGTCTCGGCGCTGCTCTTCGGCGCCATGGGTCTGCTCGTCTGTGCCGACGTGCTCATGCGCAACCTCGGTCTTGGTTCGCTGACCTGGAGTGTCGAGGTCACCGAGTACATGCTCATGATCGCCACCTTCATCGCAGCCCCCTGGCTGCTCTACGTGGGCGACCACATCCGCATCGATATCCTGCTGCGGGCCTCGTCTGCCGTCGGTCGCTGGTGGCTCGAACTGCTGACCGATGCGCTTGGCTTGTTCATCAGTGCGGTGCTTGCGTGGCAGTGCGTCGTGGTGGCGCTCGACTCCGCGCAGCAGGGCGGCATGGTGTTCAAGGTCCTGATCTTTCCCGAGTGGTGGCTGAACCTGCCCATGGGCTTCGCCTTCATCCTGCTGACGGTTGAATTCGCACGCCGGCTGCATGTGGCGACGCGTCGCCGCGGAGGGCGCTGA
- the dctP gene encoding TRAP transporter substrate-binding protein DctP, whose product MQKKYGILTASVLLSLLATSAQAAEITLKAVSAFGKDTFFSQRFNAFVDKVNAEGKGIMQIRVVGGPESMPPFEVGNAVRAGVVDLANSTGVFHANLVPEALAMTLAEKPMSEIRANGGYALLDSIHRQKANMVWLARVSDGLDYHIYTTKKPSGSDFSGFKLRSVPVYRAFFQAVGAAPLQVPPGEVYTALERGVVDGYGWPSIGMFDLGWQEKTKYRVEPGFYNVEVSFFMNQNTWKKLDAAQRAFLDKQLAWAEAQNEKDLVTATEEKAKQAKAGIETYALPEGQVNLFRAKAYEAGWAGIEQASPQHAAKLKTLFSNGR is encoded by the coding sequence ATGCAGAAAAAATACGGAATACTCACAGCCAGTGTGCTGCTCTCGCTGCTCGCCACCTCCGCACAGGCTGCGGAAATCACGCTCAAGGCGGTCAGCGCCTTTGGCAAGGACACCTTCTTCTCGCAGCGCTTCAACGCCTTCGTCGACAAGGTGAACGCCGAGGGCAAGGGCATCATGCAGATCCGGGTGGTGGGCGGTCCAGAGTCCATGCCGCCGTTCGAGGTGGGCAACGCAGTGCGTGCCGGGGTGGTGGACCTCGCCAACAGCACGGGGGTGTTCCACGCCAATCTCGTGCCCGAGGCGCTGGCAATGACGCTGGCCGAGAAGCCGATGTCGGAGATCCGCGCCAACGGTGGTTACGCGCTGCTGGACAGCATCCACCGCCAGAAGGCGAACATGGTCTGGCTGGCGCGGGTGTCGGACGGGCTCGATTACCACATCTACACCACGAAGAAGCCGAGCGGGAGTGACTTCTCGGGCTTCAAACTGCGCAGCGTGCCCGTTTATCGCGCCTTCTTCCAGGCGGTGGGTGCCGCGCCGCTGCAGGTGCCGCCGGGCGAGGTCTACACGGCGCTCGAGCGCGGGGTGGTGGACGGCTATGGCTGGCCTTCGATCGGGATGTTCGATCTCGGCTGGCAGGAGAAAACCAAGTATCGCGTGGAGCCTGGCTTCTACAACGTCGAAGTCAGCTTCTTCATGAACCAGAACACCTGGAAGAAGCTCGACGCGGCCCAGCGCGCCTTCCTCGACAAGCAGCTGGCGTGGGCCGAAGCTCAGAACGAGAAGGATCTGGTGACCGCGACCGAGGAGAAGGCAAAGCAGGCCAAGGCGGGCATCGAGACCTACGCGCTTCCGGAAGGGCAGGTCAATCTGTTCCGCGCCAAGGCCTATGAGGCCGGATGGGCCGGTATCGAGCAGGCCAGCCCGCAGCACGCGGCAAAGCTGAAGACATTGTTCAGTAACGGGCGCTGA
- a CDS encoding cyclic nucleotide-binding/CBS domain-containing protein: MPSRPIHHVLNDRKFVCVPFDMPVREVTRLMLQHNESAALVTEHGILTGIFTERDATFRVLATGIDADLTPVGAVLTHNPQVITEDRPFGHALHMMYEGGFRHVPVVTATGRPTGIVTARDALGLEAEAFGAELIRREEITVIL; this comes from the coding sequence ATGCCGAGCCGCCCTATCCACCACGTCCTTAACGACCGCAAATTCGTCTGCGTACCATTTGACATGCCCGTGCGGGAGGTCACCCGCCTGATGCTTCAGCACAACGAGAGCGCTGCACTCGTCACCGAGCATGGCATCCTGACCGGCATCTTCACCGAGCGCGACGCCACCTTCCGCGTGCTGGCCACCGGCATCGACGCCGACCTCACGCCGGTTGGCGCAGTGCTCACGCACAATCCTCAGGTCATCACCGAAGACCGTCCCTTCGGTCACGCCCTGCACATGATGTATGAGGGCGGATTCCGCCACGTGCCGGTGGTGACGGCGACCGGGCGACCGACCGGCATCGTGACCGCGCGCGACGCGCTCGGCCTCGAAGCCGAGGCCTTTGGCGCCGAACTCATCCGACGGGAAGAGATCACCGTCATTCTGTAA
- a CDS encoding c-type cytochrome, giving the protein MISIRSFAGIAVFALAASSHAADPMADAEMTKLASSSGCLTCHSIESGKPGPNGMAPIGPAWQDVGKQYAGKPGAGEFLTRIVLEGSSPYSSHWKGKVSGLSMPPNAVAITEGNARRLVDWILALGR; this is encoded by the coding sequence GTGATTTCCATTCGATCATTTGCAGGTATTGCAGTGTTCGCCCTTGCTGCCAGTTCGCATGCAGCCGACCCGATGGCCGACGCCGAGATGACGAAGCTCGCGTCCTCAAGCGGATGCCTGACCTGTCACAGCATCGAATCGGGCAAGCCGGGGCCGAACGGCATGGCGCCCATCGGGCCGGCCTGGCAGGACGTGGGCAAGCAGTACGCAGGCAAGCCCGGCGCGGGCGAGTTCCTGACCCGTATCGTTCTTGAGGGCTCCAGCCCCTACAGCAGCCACTGGAAGGGCAAGGTCAGCGGATTGTCGATGCCGCCAAACGCGGTTGCGATCACTGAAGGTAACGCGCGTCGTCTCGTCGACTGGATTCTGGCGCTGGGAAGGTAA
- a CDS encoding (Fe-S)-binding protein produces MSQHTPGASDNATRVAPPPPAPRSYPAQKPTDVYLFGTCVLDLFYPDAGMDAIHLLEREGIRVHFPQGQSCCGQPAYTSGYTTEARAVARSQLALFARDWPVVVPSGSCAGMFRHHYPDLFSEEPDTLKQVGALAERTYELAEFLLEVCKVKLEDSGEPVKVALHTSCSARREMGTHLHGRALLAQLEQVERVDHDHESECCGFGGTFSVRMPDISGAMVRDKTAALKDSGAAEVVSADCGCLLNINGAFEKQYDRLRGEHLASFLLRRSGGKNTGGQS; encoded by the coding sequence ATGAGCCAGCACACCCCAGGCGCCAGCGATAACGCCACCCGCGTCGCCCCGCCACCCCCCGCGCCGCGAAGCTATCCGGCGCAGAAGCCGACCGACGTGTACCTGTTCGGCACCTGCGTGCTCGACCTGTTCTACCCGGATGCGGGCATGGATGCGATTCACCTGCTTGAGCGTGAAGGGATCCGGGTGCACTTTCCGCAGGGGCAATCCTGCTGCGGGCAGCCTGCCTACACCTCCGGCTACACTACGGAAGCGCGCGCGGTTGCGCGTTCCCAGCTCGCACTCTTTGCGCGCGACTGGCCGGTCGTCGTGCCCTCCGGTTCGTGCGCCGGGATGTTCCGGCATCACTATCCCGACTTGTTCAGCGAGGAACCCGACACCCTGAAGCAGGTGGGCGCACTGGCCGAACGCACCTATGAACTGGCCGAGTTCCTGCTCGAAGTGTGCAAGGTCAAACTCGAGGACAGCGGCGAGCCGGTGAAGGTGGCGTTGCATACCTCGTGTTCGGCACGGCGCGAGATGGGCACGCACCTGCATGGTCGCGCCCTGCTCGCACAGCTTGAACAGGTCGAGCGGGTGGATCACGACCACGAGAGCGAATGCTGCGGTTTCGGTGGCACCTTCAGCGTGCGCATGCCGGACATCTCCGGCGCCATGGTGCGCGACAAGACGGCGGCCCTCAAGGACTCCGGCGCAGCCGAGGTGGTCAGCGCAGACTGCGGCTGTCTGCTCAACATCAACGGTGCCTTCGAGAAACAGTACGACCGCCTGCGCGGCGAGCATCTTGCCAGCTTCCTGCTGCGCCGTTCCGGCGGCAAGAACACAGGAGGTCAATCATGA
- a CDS encoding radical SAM protein, which translates to MSIPIRYVEPVFRPPSEADSLILPVTDGCSWNKCTFCEMYTAPQKAFRARSEDEVLESIRQTGARYGDGIRRIFLADGDALVLPTRRLLNILETIRREMPAVRRVSSYCLARNLAKKTVEELRALREAGLSLAYLGAESGDDEVLARVNKGETFDSTCEALDKLGSAGITRSVMILNGLGGQVFSAQHADNSARLANATQPEYLATLVVSFPTGEARFRADFPEWEPLEQHGLIAEMERFLSQLELRRTVFRSDHASNWLVLKGTLGAEKDRLLAQVRAALADPEHARLRPAWARGL; encoded by the coding sequence ATGAGCATCCCCATCCGTTACGTCGAACCCGTGTTCCGCCCGCCAAGCGAGGCGGATTCGCTGATCCTGCCAGTCACCGACGGCTGCTCGTGGAACAAATGCACCTTCTGTGAGATGTACACCGCGCCGCAAAAGGCGTTTCGTGCGCGCAGCGAGGACGAAGTGCTGGAGAGCATTCGCCAGACCGGCGCGCGCTACGGCGACGGCATCCGGCGCATCTTTCTCGCCGACGGTGACGCGCTGGTACTGCCGACGCGGCGCCTGCTGAACATTCTCGAGACCATCCGGCGCGAGATGCCTGCCGTGCGCCGGGTGTCGAGCTACTGCCTGGCCCGTAACCTGGCAAAGAAAACCGTCGAGGAATTGCGCGCGCTGCGCGAGGCCGGGCTCTCGCTGGCCTATCTCGGTGCCGAATCGGGCGACGACGAAGTGCTGGCACGGGTCAACAAGGGCGAAACCTTCGACTCCACCTGCGAGGCACTGGACAAGCTCGGCTCAGCCGGCATCACGCGCTCGGTAATGATCCTCAACGGCCTCGGCGGTCAGGTGTTCAGCGCCCAGCATGCCGACAATTCGGCACGCCTCGCCAACGCCACCCAACCCGAGTATCTGGCCACCCTGGTGGTGAGTTTCCCCACCGGCGAAGCCCGCTTCCGCGCCGACTTCCCCGAGTGGGAGCCGCTGGAGCAGCACGGGCTGATCGCCGAGATGGAGCGCTTCCTGTCGCAGCTCGAATTGCGCCGCACGGTGTTCCGCTCCGACCATGCCAGCAACTGGCTGGTGCTGAAGGGCACGCTGGGCGCAGAAAAAGACCGTCTGCTGGCGCAGGTCCGCGCCGCCCTCGCAGATCCGGAACATGCCCGCCTGCGTCCGGCCTGGGCGCGCGGGCTGTGA
- a CDS encoding LutC/YkgG family protein — protein sequence MSAKERILAKLGRSLAGTTPLADDYDEALVTTPWTYPPEQRIPRLRELLEAVHGETQLTTAADWPARVVEALTARGIDELLISPDTPHGQQFASHLADQAKAIRLKAYDRPVEEWKDELFFNTAASLTGTLGGIAATGSLIMWPTTAEPRLMSLVPPLHIALLKASEVYDNLHTVLQAQSWAAGLPTNALLVSGPSKTADIQQTLAYGAHGPKELIVLILEDA from the coding sequence ATGAGTGCCAAGGAACGCATTCTCGCCAAGCTCGGGCGCAGCCTCGCCGGCACCACGCCGCTGGCTGACGACTACGACGAGGCACTTGTCACCACGCCGTGGACCTATCCGCCCGAGCAGCGCATTCCGCGCCTGCGCGAGCTGCTCGAAGCCGTCCACGGCGAAACGCAACTGACCACCGCCGCCGACTGGCCTGCGCGGGTCGTCGAAGCGCTGACCGCGCGGGGCATCGACGAATTGCTGATCTCGCCCGACACCCCGCATGGCCAGCAGTTCGCCAGCCACCTTGCGGATCAGGCCAAGGCAATCCGGCTCAAGGCCTACGACCGCCCGGTGGAAGAATGGAAGGACGAACTCTTCTTCAACACCGCGGCCAGTCTCACTGGCACACTCGGCGGCATTGCCGCCACCGGCAGCCTGATCATGTGGCCGACCACGGCCGAGCCGCGGCTCATGAGCCTGGTGCCGCCCCTGCACATCGCCCTGCTCAAGGCGAGCGAGGTCTACGACAATCTGCACACCGTGCTGCAGGCGCAGTCCTGGGCAGCAGGCCTGCCCACCAACGCCCTGCTGGTGTCCGGCCCGTCCAAGACCGCAGATATCCAGCAGACACTCGCCTATGGCGCGCACGGGCCGAAAGAGCTGATCGTGCTGATTCTCGAAGACGCCTGA